The following are encoded together in the Amyelois transitella isolate CPQ chromosome 6, ilAmyTran1.1, whole genome shotgun sequence genome:
- the LOC106131132 gene encoding circadian clock-controlled protein daywake-like: MQPILSLVLVGLFCVTTCEEYFLPSYIKPCQLDDKNFTKCVKEQIEASLPHFTKGVPELNVPSIDPVKLDDIIIDGNGLTLKFTQAAMHGLSQSQLTDLIVKIGESDEDFKLAFKGNLSLTAKYEVDGRILILPIQGKGDAIVYAQGVEVEINSKLSHVKDKRNHTHFKLITPSYNYTVEKTTFDLKNLFNGNKQLSDTTHQFANENWRQLMDDLAPPAIKQIVRTCVKTINKFFANVPIERMVKGYKEP, from the exons ATGCAGCCGATATTAAGTTTAGTGCTGGTTGGCCTGTTTTGTGTGACAACATGTGAAGAATACTTTTTGC CTTCATACATCAAGCCGTGCCAGTTGGATGACAAAAATTTCACGAAATGTGTGAAAGAACAAATAGAAGCCAGTTTACCCCACTTCACAAAAGGCGTCCCCGAACTCAACGTGCCGTCGATAGACCCCGTGAAATTGGATGATATTATAATCGACGGGAACGGATTAACGCTGAAATTCACGCAAGCTGCAATGCACGGGTTGAGCCAGAGTCAGCTTACAGACTTAat CGTAAAAATTGGTGAATCGGATGAAGATTTCAAGCTGGCTTTCAAAGGAAACCTTAGTTTGACTGCGAAATACGAGGTCGACGGGCGCATTCTGATCTTGCCCATTCAAGGAAAGGGAGATGCAATTGTTTATGCTC AGGGAGTCGAAGTTGAAATCAACAGCAAGCTGAGCCACGTGAAAGACAAGAGGAACCATACGCACTTTAAGCTGATCACGCCTTCCTACAACTACACAGTAGAGAAAACCACTTTTGATCTCAAAAACCTGTTCAATGGGAACAAACAATTAT CGGACACAACCCACCAGTTCGCGAACGAGAATTGGCGGCAGTTGATGGACGATCTCGCCCCGCCGGCCATCAAACAGATCGTCAGGACCTGCGTCAAAACTATCAATAAATTCTTCGCAAACGTCCCCATAGAACGAATGGTGAAAGGGTACAAGGAGCCTTAG
- the LOC106131316 gene encoding uncharacterized protein LOC106131316, which produces MYFRIYEVFIVAICLHTVLAIDLVVSNLLKMQQGIGWPRTLHVTLGHEALIKIGRTVENVQACEVTTPLGETFDVRSPPNTRYESWSEGCGLRVQNVRTEDEGRWRLSVTGNTNLTGWTELHVEDDINSYSASPISLLDGETHRVVELTSLDNSYCLVAQPFAESSLVSGHCRVTLDRANRAVQGDWEVLVGLPGRVSELQVQRRVNVEAERLDVGYIHNTNANKLHIYCNVIHTMKNITFCRFQMATASFGYNVMDGLSDGIHSYYGDGFAARHCGMTVENPTSADYGTWRCSVGLKQWVGTQVVQQPAMQALVRVLPHAQHIRPNSRTDLRGQREVIVEENITFTLMCNADVSLSYCWFQHPNGTQFTPVAHDDSEQEFWYTGTSLQLGECGITFSHAAIADAGQWTCHMGPNNQMGVEITDSINLRVTGPLAADIKEVDASIGASTTLYCRTANGKRPLHYCRFLAPNRVGISIDSTVTSENAILDRYYFTPDRELYYGDCSLDIDPVRAEDIGEWTCAAQVDDHLVEGRDTIVVRQSSRTARSRAGIIGMSVGVAVVLIMLIVVVLFKRGILKNPIRQNAASNMNIVVTASRVRPSNFSGTSNSSQDSEEFRAEVTRRRIDNEY; this is translated from the exons ATGTATTTCAGAATTTATGAAGTTTTTATTG TTGCGATATGCTTACATACAGTATTAGCCATAGATTTGGTCGTATCGAATCTTTTGAAGATGCAGCAAGGCATAGGTTGGCCCCGCACATTGCATGTTACATTGGGTCACGAAGCTCTTATAAAAATTGGTAGAACAGTGGAAAATGTGCAGGCGTGCGAAGTAACTACACCTTTAGGAGAAACCTTCGATGTGAGAAGTCCACCAAATACCAG atatGAGAGTTGGAGCGAAGGATGTGGTTTGCGAGTGCAAAATGTAAGAACTGAAGATGAAGGGCGATGGCGGTTATCGGTAACCGGTAATACGAATCTTACAGGATGGACTGAACTCCACGTAGaag ATGATATTAATTCTTACTCGGCGTCTCCCATATCACTATTGGACGGGGAAACGCACAGAGTGGTTGAGCTAACGTCTCTTGATAATTCTTATTGTCTCGTAGCCCAGCCTTTTGCTGAGAGTTCCTTAGTGTCTGGACACTGTCGTGTGACTCTTGATAGAGCCAATAGAGCAGTGCAGGGCGACTGGGAGGTCCTAGTTGGGCTACCAGGAAGAGTTTCGGAGTTGCAAGTGCAGAGACGGGTTAACGTTGAAG cgGAACGCCTAGATGTGGGTTATATACACAATACAAATGCGAACAAGCTTCATATATATTGTAATGTTATTCAcactatgaaaaatattacgtTTTGTCGTTTCCAAATGGCCACGGCATCGTTCGGATATAACGTCATGGATGGTCTGAGTGACGGAATTCacag TTACTACGGTGACGGATTTGCAGCCCGTCATTGCGGAATGACGGTGGAGAATCCCACTTCTGCTGACTACGGCACTTGGCGTTGCTCCGTAGGTCTCAAACAATGGGTCGGCACGCAAGTTGTACAGCAACCGGCCATGCAGGCCTTGGTCAGAGTCCTGCCTCACGCTCAAc ACATAAGACCAAACTCCAGAACCGACCTCAGAGGACAAAGAGAGGTTATAGTAGAAGAAAACATTACTTTCACTCTAATGTGTAACGCCGATGTTTCCTTGTCTTACTGCTGGTTCCAACACCCGAATGGCACGCAGTTCACTCCAGTAGCTCATGATGACTCGGAACAGGAGTTTTG GTACACTGGCACAAGTCTTCAATTGGGCGAATGTGGCATCACCTTTTCGCATGCCGCTATAGCAGATGCTGGTCAATGGACTTGCCACATGGGACCCAACAACCAAATGGGGGTAGAAATAACAGATTCCATTAACCTTCGTGTGACGGGACCTTTAGCTGCTGATATAAAAGAAGTAGATGCCAGCATTGGCGCGTCAACAACGCTGTATTGTCGGACTGCGAATGGCAAGAGACCACTCCATTATTGCAGATTCTTAGCTCCCAATAGAGTTGGCATTAGCATTGATTCTACTGTGACTAGTGAAAA TGCTATACTGGACCGTTACTACTTCACTCCCGACCGTGAATTATATTACGGCGATTGCTCTCTCGACATAGACCCAGTGAGGGCTGAAGACATTGGCGAATGGACCTGCGCTGCTCAGGTTGACGACCATCTTGTGGAAGGCAGAGACACTATCGTTGTTCGAc AATCTTCTAGAACGGCGAGATCGCGCGCCGGTATAATCGGAATGTCCGTAGGCGTTGCAGTTGTATTAATCATGTTAATAGTTGTTGTTTTATTCAAACGAGGTATATTGAAGAATCCCATAAGACAAAATGCGGCAAGTAATATGAACATCGTAGTTACTGCCTCACGGGTCCGCCCGTCGAATTTCAGTGGTACTTCCAATTCTAGTCAGGATTCCGAAGAATTTCGCGCGGAGGTGACTAGACGACGAATTGATAACGAGTATTAA